The Pseudoalteromonas translucida KMM 520 genome segment TGGGGAGCCCTTTCAATTAGCGGCACTGCGCTGGCAACTTGGTTGTTGTTTGGTCATAAATTAAACTGGGTTGTTTGTTTTGGTTTAGCCGTACTTATTTTATCTATTGTGACAATGCAATTAGTTGGCCCCGCGTAAATACACCTTATTAAAAACTAGCTAAAGTGCTCTGCAGTTCAAGCTAGTTCTTCCTGCAGTTTTGTTTTGCCTCAGTTAACTTTACTTTAGGCTAAACTTCTAACTTAGTTGACTATTTTATAGCGCAACGCTATAACTTGTAACACGTTGCGCTGTGCCAACCTACAAAGTAGTAAATAAAAACTTAAAAGCGCACCGCTTGCTTAAGCTATCACTAGTTTAGGTTTGGCATTATTATACTTATTACCTTGAGGCATTTATGTTCAAGCAACTACAAGAAAAACATCAGCTTTCTATACTGCTTATACTCAGTATTGTGTCTGTATTTGGTATTACGCCATTTATTATTATTCGTTTTATAGAAAATAACATAGTCGCAGCGCTAATTGACTTAGCCATTGTAAGCGGTATTTTAACCTTGGTCGGTTATGCCCATTACACTAAAAAGCCGCGTGTTATTAGCGCCGTTATTGCATTGCTTGTTAATATTAGCGTTATCGCTATTATAATTACCAACGGCATTAACAGCATGCTATGGATTTATCCGGTAGTAGCCGTTACGTTTTTTTTAGTAAAGCCAATAGAAGCACTCATACTCACCCTAAGCAATGTGGCAATTATTGCGAGCATACCTAATTTATTCGATGTTATACCGCTAAACTCTTACTTTACAACCAACTTAATGCTAGCTGCCTGTGCTTTTGTATATGCCTCTTTTGGCAACAAGCAGCTTGCTTTACTTGCAGAACTAAACAGTACAGATCCTTTAACTGGGGCATTAAATCGCCGTGCGCTTAACGACGATACACTAGCCGCCATTTCGCGAGCAGAGCGTTATAACAGCACTTATTTATTAGCGTTTTTAGACTTAGACTTTTTCAAAAAGGTAAACGACGATTTCGGCCACGCCGAAGGAGACAGAGTACTAAAGCAGTTAGTGTCAATTACCAATTCACATATAAGAGAATCAGATAAGCTATACCGCTTTGGTGGCGAAGAGTTTGTGTTAATAATTCCCGAAATCCCGCCCAAAGAGCAAGTTAGCTTTATAAACAAGCTACGCGAAACAATAAAAAACGAGTTAAAAACACCTGCAGGTAACTCAGTTACTGTATCTTTTGGTGTTGCAGCTTGGGTACCGGGCACCACAGTTGCTAGCTGGTTTAAACGCGCAGACGATGCTATGTATCAAGCAAAAGAACAAGGCCGCGACTGCGCCGTATTTAGTAAAGATTCAAACTTTGAAATAAGTAAGCCAAACTAACCACTTGGCTAAGTGCGGCTTTACCCATTATTTATCTTTGTTTAGCAGCGCCTTTAAATCGGCAAACGGATTATGTGTAGCCGCCACCACTT includes the following:
- a CDS encoding GGDEF domain-containing protein encodes the protein MFKQLQEKHQLSILLILSIVSVFGITPFIIIRFIENNIVAALIDLAIVSGILTLVGYAHYTKKPRVISAVIALLVNISVIAIIITNGINSMLWIYPVVAVTFFLVKPIEALILTLSNVAIIASIPNLFDVIPLNSYFTTNLMLAACAFVYASFGNKQLALLAELNSTDPLTGALNRRALNDDTLAAISRAERYNSTYLLAFLDLDFFKKVNDDFGHAEGDRVLKQLVSITNSHIRESDKLYRFGGEEFVLIIPEIPPKEQVSFINKLRETIKNELKTPAGNSVTVSFGVAAWVPGTTVASWFKRADDAMYQAKEQGRDCAVFSKDSNFEISKPN